Part of the Panicum virgatum strain AP13 chromosome 4N, P.virgatum_v5, whole genome shotgun sequence genome is shown below.
TTCAGGGCTTGGTGGGTACCATGTCCGCGCCGGATCGTTGAAACATTGATAGATCTTCACCCGTACTAGGTTTAGTTCTATCAGGATAGAAGTTTGTATGCTATAATTTATGGTTAGTTTTGTGAAGTAGGTGTGCTGCTAACATTAAGGGTGAACCGCGTGGTAAAGCACACGTGGAGAAGGACAAAGTAGAGAATGTTACTTGCCACCAGACTAGCAAATTAGCTTATAGTAAGCAGTAATTCTACTAAATTTCAAAGCGAATGCCAAATTGCAAAGAAACCTTAGTTTAGTGGTAGTACACACGAACATGTGAAAGGAGCTACTTTATTTTGCTGGCTGAGTTGCGGTGTTGAACTTTCCTCAATTAGTCCTTGGTTGCTGAATTATTTATGGGATAAGTTGACTTGATGTCAACTAGGCTTGTGGAGCAGATTTGTTTTGGCCAATCATGTAGCTGTAGATTGCTATCTATTTTTTTTGTGCTTATCTTCAGCCAATAATGACTTAGTGTACCATCCGCTCTGATAGGTCGCTTTCGTACAATGCATGTGTTGCATAATTTCCTATGCCCAACATGACACGGTGTTGCAGATGCATTCTTTCACTGCTCTTTGAATTGCCTTAGACCAAAGAGCATTGAAAATGGATTTCAATTGGTAGATAGGACTTATGTCTTATCCTTTCTATTGGAGCTAAGGCTAATTCACCTTTAGAATTAACTGTTCACTTAGTGTTTTCTTTTGGGGGGATGGGGGAGATAATCAATGATTAAAAAAATCGTTTGATGTACTTGTAGGATTATTTCTAGATTTTGATACACAAATTGAGGCATGATGAATTTTGCTTGAAGCCCTAAGATTGTTCGGACCTCGTTGTTGACCTATTgatatttggcaatgtttctgCAGATCACTAGGGTAAGTGACACATCAGCAGCTGAAGCAAGGATAGGAAAGGATATACAAGGTATTCCATGGGAGGGGCTAAACATAACTAGGCAGGACTACAGAAAAGCTAGGTTGGAACAATATAAAAACTACGAAAACTTCCCTCAATCTGGAGAGCTCATTGATAAGGTATCTTCACTAACATCCATGCTTATTTATCAAAATTTGTTTTATTATTTCAATTGGTCTAATTTCCTAATTATTTAAAAACAATTTTCTTAGTTGTGCAAGCAAGTGGAGCCGTGCAGCAAGTATTACGAGTTTCAGCACAACACTAGATCGGTGAAGCCATCAATTCTCCATTTTCAGGTGATTCATTGTGACTTCTTTTGGGTGCAGGATATGCAGTAATCATGTGTAATCTATCTTTTCGAGAACAAATTGCTATGAACTATCTTTTTTCCTTCGTTCTTGTCATAATTTATTTATACGCTTTATTTGGTAACACTTTTTACCTGAAGTGACCATTGTTCTTAAGGCGTTAAGGCGAGGCACGGCGAGCGACTCCGTCGGCATggcgaggcgacgcctaggcggacgcctaggcgagcaaggcgACGCCTTATAGCAGCAGGATgtagggagaaaaagaaaaaagagaaggaaggagaagggagaaaaggaaaaagaataagagaaAGGAGACAACTTGGCCCAGCCCACTAAAAGCCCAAGCACCACCCCACATCCCCACCAGGCCTGACCTAGCTCCCCTCTCCCGAACACTCAAACGCGCCCACCCTTCGCTCGCGAGtcactgccggcggcggcggctaccttccgctccgctccctcctcgccctctccctcctccctccctcaccgGAGCTAGCAGGAagcttccccctcctctccctctcccttctccttccctcAAGTTCTCCAGATGAGCCGCTACCTGCTGGATCGGCGCCAGCCGCCAGAGCCAGCAGGGAAGCCTTCccttcctctcccttctccctcccttcctcacgcTCTCCAGATGGCTGCTGTCCGTCGGATCGACGCCAAAGCTAGCAGAAAGctgtttctcctcttcctcccccttctccctccctccctctctcactttGCTGCTGTTATGGTAAGGCGTCCATGGACGCCCAGCATTTTTTTTCGCCTGGAcgactaggcgacgcctaggcgacgccttaagaACCATGGAAGTGACAAATAAATGCATAATGACAATTATATCCAACAATAACAACGAAGCCTAGTCATAAAGAACTTTTCTCAGGTAATAAATGTATCCAAGAGCTGCAAACAAAGAGGATAGGTCATAGGTATAAAAGGATAATAACAGGCATAAAAGCATAATCAGTTTCATTCTCTGCTACGAAATGGAGACTATTTAATATGTTTTCTGCACAATCTTGTCATATGATTCCTATGGCTGCTCAATACTGACTAACTATTTCTTCTGTAGCTTAGGAATTTGTTATGGGCAACCTCAAAGCATGATGTCTATTTTATGTCGGAGTCCACAGTAGGCCACTGGTCATCACTGTCTCACAAATTGTCAACGGTTCTCGACTTCTCAGGGCACATTGCTCCAGCAGAGGTATTCCCTTCCTGCTTGCAACCTTGTGATCGAatattcattttatttttttaatgtcTTCGTCTCTAAAATTAAACAGTTACCATTGCTAATGCAAGTCTGGTCCtctgttatttttttttcaccagAAGCATCCTGGCAGTTTACTAGAAGGATTCTCTGGGGTTCAAGTCAGCACACTTGCTGTGAATGAGGGTTTATTGGTAGCTGGTGGTTTTCAAGGAGAACTAATTTGCAAGGTAAGGTACCAACTATGACATGGTTGAGTATTTGCCTAGGTTGTACTCCATCCCAAATTATATGTTGTTTTGCAAACGACCCTCTAGCTGACTTGGTTAGATGGGCTCAAGTAGCACCTCCCCAGGTCCTAGGTTTGACTCCCCGTCGGAGCAAATTTCAGGCTGGggttaaaaaaaatcccctcgcctgcCTCCATGCCAAAGCACATGGAAGGTTCGGCCTGCTTTCGACCCATACTCTCACATGGGGAAACGGTACGGGCAACGGTACCCCTATGTAaaggtggggcaggggttcggggattttctcgaaCTGCGTGAGAAGACCTTATTCTAACGCTCGGGGGGCGGCTTGCCCCTTGCAGACCAAGTTTTTTTTACTATGTCTAGATACAGTCTAAATTATGTATCTACAAAAatcaaaacgacctataatttggaacgaagggaGTATTTATTAATGAGTTTCCTTTTCCAACTAACTACGATGTAGTTTTTAACAGTTCATTTTCCTTTCAGTTTCCTATATACAATAGTATTCCGTATATTAAAGATCTAAAATGGAATATGAAAGTTGAAGGATCTAAAATGGAATATGAAAGTTGAAGGATTTTTATACTCCGTATTTCTTATATGTATCCACTGCCAGCaggctttctttttttttcttcttattaaCAATCTTGGTGCTGATTGAGTTAAAAAATGGAGGTGCTGCTTGCTTGCTCAGCAAAATTTTTATGTTGTTACAGGGTTTAGCAGACCGCAATGTGAAATTCTGTACAAGGACAACTTTGAGCGATGCTATAACGAATTCCATAGATATACACAGATCTACaaggtaatttttttttttgacttttcACAATTGATATGAAGATGTACATTATCATAAAAATCTGAAGGTTTCCAAATTGCTTTGCAGTGGAAGCTTGTGCATTACAGTATCCAATAATGATTGCGGTGTCCGTGAATATGACATGGAAAGATTTCAGCTCTTGAATCACTTCCGTTATAACTGGCCAGTGAATGTAAGTTCAGTTCATTTGGACCATATTAGCTATTTCTTGTTTCATCATCCATACATGACTGTTCGGAATTGCTTTCTTAATAAAACAGCACACATCTGTGAGTCCGGATAGGAAACTTTTGGctgtggttggagatgatcggGACGCACTTCTTGTGGATTCACGAAATGGGAAGGTATTGAGCTAAACTGGTTTATTCACAACCATCGTTGTTTAACTGCCATTCTGTCATTGCATTAGCAAAGTAAGCTTtcttattcttttgtatctctAATACAGTAGGCCAGTAGGGCTTCCTCTTGTTCTGTGGAAGACTTTGTTCATCTGTCTTTTGCCATCACAAAATTTCCGTATCAGTGACAAGGCCCagtttggaggcattattttcCTGTTTTCTTACTGAAAAGAAACATGAGGGCTGAAATACTGAGTAAACGGTGCTTTGCAGGTAACCTCTACCCTAGTCGGCCATCTGGACTACTCATTCGCAACGGCATGGCACCCAGATGGGCGCACCTTCGCAACAGGGAACCAGGACAAAACCTGCCGTGTCTGGGACATGCGCAATCTGTCGACCTCCCTTGCAGTCCTTCGGGGCAACATTGGTGCGATCCGGTGCATCCGCTACTCCTCCGACGGGAGGTTCCTGGTGTTCTCAGAGCCCGCCGACTTCGTGCACGTGTACAGCACTGCCGCAGACTACAAGAAGCGGCAGGAGATCGACTTCTTTGGTGAGGTGTCTGGGATCACGCTCAGCCCTGACGATGAGTCTCTGTTCGTTGGGGTGTGCGACCGTGTCTACGCCAGCTTGATGCAGTACAGGATGGCCCATGCGTTCAACTATCTTGACTCGTACGTGTGAAGAACTGAATATCTGGTGTTCTCTGTCTGATGCTGGCTATCGGTCACTGCTCTCAGTGGCGGTTCTGGTGTGCGGTTCAGGTAATGTATCCGCCTGTTCTCGTGCGCCTGTTCTCGTGCGCTGTTCCATGGTGTACGGCGAGTTGAGGCTCGGGCGAGTCTGCCGTGTAAatagttttgtagttgaagtaTAATGTCAAGGACCGCTACTGTCTGAACATGACTATATGAGCAATGTATGTTTGTGCGGTTAGTTTCAGACTCTAGAATCCGAAAATATGTTGTCTCGACCAATTCCTAAGGCCTAACGCTTGTTCACGCGTGGTTACTAAAAATAGCTGCTACTACTTTCATTCACAATGGGCATGTTTGGATTCTAGGGATTATTTCTAGCCCATCATTTTTAGTCCAAAATTCTCAAATACGAGGGTTAGTTTTTCGCTATTTATAAATATCCTATCCTAAAAAACTATCACATCCAAGGTGTGATTATTTGGATTATTTTAGGTGGGGTTTATCGTAGTAAGAGAGGTAATGGGGCTTCAATGATTAGAAAAATGTGCTTTAAAGGCCACATAGTCTTTGGATTTAAATATGTGAAGGGCTATTTTATTGGAGAGCTATTTGCTTGAGCTAAATAACTTAGCCAGCCCAGAGCTAGTTCTCTAAACACGCTCAATATATGTTTTTTACTAAGCCCTACTTTTCTAATTTTAaacatatttatttatttattgattATTGAAAGGTGTGCCAGCATCTAAATATAAAATCAATATGTATTTATAAGTCAGAGTGATTTGATTTAAAACAAGATCAAACGTCCCGCCTTTTTTTTGAATTGAACATCCACTTTTTGAAACAAAGGTCATCTGTGATTCTCAATTAAGGAAGTGCTAACAGTCTGGGAGATCTCGACCGTTGAGTCGTCATCCAACTACCGCCGCAGCCCCTGTACTGCGCATTACACGCTTGCCGCCACGGCAGACGGTACTCGAGCTCGGAATCTCATCCTGTCCTCTCCGCCGGGTCGGCCCTCACGGCGAAGACAAAAATCCCTCCCACTCAGCAGTTCAGCAGCAGCAAGGCTCCCTCGGTCCCTCCAGTTCCAAGCTCGCCAATGGCCGCGGGGCCGGTGGCCGCGCCCTCCTCCATCGTGGTCCCCTCCGCGCGCCGTCACCGGGCgttcccgccggcggccgcctccgccgcggcccgcgagccgccgcgcgcgtgggGAGCGGCCGGCGCGGAGGAGAGGGCGCGACGCGGGAAGGAGGCGGAGGTCGATGACGAGGAGGCGGAGAAGCGGCGGAAGGAGGAGGTGAACCGGAAGATCGCGTCCCGGAAGGCGCTCTCCGTCATCCTCCGGCGCGAGGCCACCAAGGCCGTCCTCGACAAGCGCAAGCCCGGCAAGGGCACCCGCCGCCTCCTGCCCCGCACCGTCCTCGAGGCCCTCCACGACCGCGTCGCCGCCCTCCGCTGGGACTCCGCCCTCAAGGTCCTGCTCCCTTCCAGACCCCAAACCACCTCCTCCGTTGCAGTTGCAGCAGACCTTCTTATCCGGATGAAACGTTGCTTAATCCTGCTGCACCCATTGTCGCGCAGGTGTTCGAGCTGATGCGGGACCAGGTGTGGTACAGGCCACACATCGGCATATACATCAAGCTCATCACCATGCTCGGCAAGTGCAAGCAGCCGGAGAAGGCGCACGAGCTGTTCCAGGCGATGATCGACGAGGGCTGCGCCCCCAACCTCGAGTCCTACACTGCCCTCGTATCCGCGTACAGCAGGAGCGGTCGCTTCCGTGAGGCGTTTGAATTGCTTGATCGGATGAAGGACACCCCTGGTTGCCGGCCGGATGTGCAGACGTACTCTATTCTAATCAAATCCTGCTTGCACGCCTATGATTTTGAGAAGGTGAAGAGTTTGCTAGCGGATATGGCGCGTGCGGGTATCCGCCCCAATACAGTCACGTACAATACATTGATTGATGCATATGGGAAAGCAGGAAAGTAAGTGATAGCAACAACCTGTGCTTTTTATAATCTAAACTTGTAACAAGCTAGTTCAGTTCATGc
Proteins encoded:
- the LOC120669251 gene encoding uncharacterized WD repeat-containing protein C2A9.03-like, giving the protein MASSAAEAAGRVADDHDGWASDGEADMEMEAGGEAHGRDAGADDVDDAYSLITRVSDTSAAEARIGKDIQGIPWEGLNITRQDYRKARLEQYKNYENFPQSGELIDKLCKQVEPCSKYYEFQHNTRSVKPSILHFQLRNLLWATSKHDVYFMSESTVGHWSSLSHKLSTVLDFSGHIAPAEKHPGSLLEGFSGVQVSTLAVNEGLLVAGGFQGELICKGLADRNVKFCTRTTLSDAITNSIDIHRSTSGSLCITVSNNDCGVREYDMERFQLLNHFRYNWPVNHTSVSPDRKLLAVVGDDRDALLVDSRNGKVTSTLVGHLDYSFATAWHPDGRTFATGNQDKTCRVWDMRNLSTSLAVLRGNIGAIRCIRYSSDGRFLVFSEPADFVHVYSTAADYKKRQEIDFFGEVSGITLSPDDESLFVGVCDRVYASLMQYRMAHAFNYLDSYV
- the LOC120669250 gene encoding pentatricopeptide repeat-containing protein At5g48730, chloroplastic-like, which codes for MAAGPVAAPSSIVVPSARRHRAFPPAAASAAAREPPRAWGAAGAEERARRGKEAEVDDEEAEKRRKEEVNRKIASRKALSVILRREATKAVLDKRKPGKGTRRLLPRTVLEALHDRVAALRWDSALKVFELMRDQVWYRPHIGIYIKLITMLGKCKQPEKAHELFQAMIDEGCAPNLESYTALVSAYSRSGRFREAFELLDRMKDTPGCRPDVQTYSILIKSCLHAYDFEKVKSLLADMARAGIRPNTVTYNTLIDAYGKAGKFAEMESTLLKMLSQNCKSDVWTMNSTLRAFGSSGQIETMESCYEKFQASGISPNIKTYNILLDSYGKAKMYEKMGAVMEYMQKYYYSWTIVTYNVVIDAFGRAGDLEQMEYIFRLMKSERIKPNCVTLCSLVRAYGRAEEVKKIKTVLRIVENSDITLDIVFFNCLVDAYGRVGCLAEMWDVLDLMKEHRCKPDKVTCTTMIKWFLVKGIDDHRVQYLRDLKDGRVTDDT